The Brachypodium distachyon strain Bd21 chromosome 4, Brachypodium_distachyon_v3.0, whole genome shotgun sequence nucleotide sequence GTTGGAATTCTAAATAATATTTGTAGTTGGAATTCCTACTGTCTCACACAACGCAGTCTGCAATTTACATTTTTACTCATGAACTCTACAACATAATGTACTCGGCACACAGTTTCTCCTGTGGCGATAGCTTAGCTGAGATTTTACCATCAAGCATTTAAACTTatctgctactccctccgatcaacAAAAAGTGTcacccattttgtactaagttagtactaAGTGGgcaacactttttatggattaGAGGGAGTAACAGAGTACGTCACGGATGCTGCATCGTCAGAATTTGTGGTGCATCAACATAGGGAACAGTGTTTAGCCTTCATTAATGTAGTCCTCCGGCTAAGTGTTCTTATAACAGTGGTTAGCATAGTGATCAGGTTGTCAATGGAGTGATAAATTTCACTAATCATTTAACAACTGGGCCAGCATAGCATCTGCACTCTCAGGGCCATCGTTGTTTACACTGGGAATTATATGCTCTGGTGATATGAACCGGACAAATTCTCGGAGTTCTGTGAAGCTACTGTGTTCACTGTATGGTACTTCGTATCTGTAGAGGGAAAGAAACAGCAAGTCAAAAAATAGAACTTTAGGGTCAATCAATAAACGCATTACTCAGCTTATAAGAGATTTCTTTTGTCAAGATAGCTTCTGAAACATTGAACgaacaaaaacatttccaGTTTTATTAACCCTGTAAACAGCACTGCATTTAGTTTTGCCAAAAAAGAACGTGGACCCAGCTCTTAGAActgtttcctttcttttggACAAATGTAAGGGGCGTAATGGGCTTAAACGCATAAGAACGGTAAAAACTACAATACCACACTCCTCTTTGGAGAAAAGCGTGAATAAAGaatgaaatactccctccgtcccatattaagtgtcgaaatatcacatgtatctagacattttggggtatagatacatacatatttgggcaattttgagtcacttaatatgggacggagagagtactttaTTTACTGTTTCCTACAGCGCAAATTACACTGGCATTGTACTCCCTATGTTCAGAAATATATGAGATTATGAGATTTAAAACACATGCAGTCAAACTTCTATAGCTTTCTCTACTAACAAATAAAAATTTGCTTCATTGCTTATGTGAAAATGGAGCATTAGATAACCTGTCATGACAAATGCTTCCATGGTGTGATTAACATTAAATATACTGGCATATTCGTATAAAAGGCAACCATGAAAGTTGCATGTTGGAGTCACTGCCGAACTGCAGATATAAAAAACAGCAAATATTCAGAACTTTCAGGACAGTACCTGATAATTGTTCCTTGTTGCCACCTTCTACCTGGTGTCTTTTTCTTCCCTTTACCAAATGACCAACCAGTCGGACAAAATGCCACAATGAGGTCAAACCGGTCCTAAGAACAAAGTAGCTATCAGAAAACCAGAATAGATGACACTAAGGAACATGGAAATAAAATTGCACTGAGATTCTGATTTCCTAGTGGATAGCAACCTTGCAGTATGAATTATGAAATGATTAAGTTCAAGCCCTAGCCACTTCATCCAACAGAAAAGCTAAgcatgaaaaaagaaacatggatGTCTTTTATGAATCCTGGTATTTTACAGACTATATATTCATATTCGAGCTTACCATTTTAGTATGTTTCTATCTGAAGGAGTGAATGGCCATCTCCTACTGTAAGCATAAATGAGTACCGAACTAGTGATCAAACTTGTGGTTGTTACCTTGGTAACAATCAAACATCAGGTTTACAACTTGTGTACTAGCTGGTTATGGTTATAGGAACATGTAAAATGTAATGGGACTGCAGCCAACATAATAAATGCAGCCAATATGCCAGCCAGTATGCTGGCAAAGGCTGGCGGCTGACCTCATATTGACTAAACAAGACATGTCTAATACTCATGAGTGAGAGTAGCTCTGAAATGATATACGAATATTAGGCCTTACAGCATATTGGCTTGATAAATGTTTCAACCGTTTGAAGCTTGCGAGAGTCCACATGGGGACAACATGGATTTGACTTTCCGCTTCATTGGCCGTCAACCAGGGCATGATTTCCTGAGGAAGCTCCAAGTGCTTTAATATTTGCAGCTTTGCAGCTCCAACATATATTTTCTTCTGAAGCAAACGGCCAACCTCCGTAAACAGTCTTTCTTTTCCTGCAACCAGTGGCACTATAAGACATAGATACATGGATAGTTGAATATTAAAGAGAGCAAATATGAAACTGTACCGATTGTATAGCTGCCAATCAAAAaaagtgtttttttattgaaaGCTTCTGCTTGTATAGCCTCGATGACAAACTGTATTACAGTCTCCTGACTCGGGAAGTCATACTGCAAAATGGTTTTTAGTTTGTGAAAAGGATACATGGCAGATTGGTCATGTAAAAACTCAACTCTGAACTTTGGTAAAACTTTTGTTCAGGAAAATTACATACTCGCGGACTACAGTAGGTTGTGTCAAGTATTAGAGTGTGGATGTGAGAAGACTGCAAAACAGGATTGTTGGCCATCTCAGAAGAAAACCGGAAATCTCCAGTGTGTAAAATTGCCTAAAATCCAAGTAAAAGAAAGTAAGATATTGACTAGTTATGCCAAACAGACGAGAGAACCAACTAAGAACAACACTTACTCTACCACTGGGGGGCTCAAAAAGGATAATGATTGCTCCAGGGCAATGGTTGGCATCAAAACATGTCAAGTTAACTCCTGAGACAGTTATCCTTTTGTTCAGTGGCAATACATGAAATCTATCCCATGGGACACCAATCTTATGGTGTACAAGCTTTGCTGTTATTGAGGAACAGAATATCTTCCCATGACAAAAGCTCCTAGTCAAGCCTTGATAGTCTGTTGAAAACAAAGGGATCAGGCTTAGGCAGCAAAACATCAAGCGGACGTGCATCCTTGACGTTAGAAGCACTTATTTGACCGAAATATACAATTAGACTAATTCTGGTGGCAAGTTAGTAGTCTAGACAAACATTAAACATAAGAATTCAACAGAAAGTGAGACAAATAAAATAGTTATTTGATTAAACATAAAACTGTCTACACACCCGTACCGCTTTAGTCCACAAAAGGTTGTTGGATATTCCCTTTTGTATGTTCCAATTTGTAAGTACAAATTGATCTAGTAAGCTAAGCATACATTCTGTatgttgtttcttcttctctttggTTTTTCGTCCTGGTTTTGAGCTGTAACACCGGCATCACTTGGGTGTTCCCCTTCTAATACAGAATGACACACACTTCGGCACATGtttgagaaacaaaaaggCACACATGCTGTTAAATTGCTAATTCTTACAAAGTATGCACCAGTATATTCTGTGTAGGTAAGTCCAAAAGGACAAAAATACTCTGCTGCCAGTGCTGTAGCTCCAAGAGCAGTTTGAAACATACAGAACagtataaaaaaagaaagataatgCTCCCGCCACATTCCATACAAATCCAGTGGCTCACAAACCAAAAGATTAGCATGAAGGATGAGTAGTGCCCTGCCCCTATTTCGTGAGAAATACACTCAGATTGCTAAAGAGCAGCATCGCAATGTTTATGAAGCCATAGGGGTTAGGTATTGGATTCAATAAAATGGAGTGCTCAGCAGGAAATCTCTTATACTGATTAAGGTTTGCTGGCATCTCTTTCTGGATAACTTAGGCCAAAACCACGAGATCGCTACagaacaaaaataacaaaatcatTGATGGAGGAATCTTCATTCAGAGAATGCACAGACATGTATTCAGGAAGGTAAGCAATCATTTTGTGATAATTACTTTAGCAGTTGGCACTGACACCATTAGGCAACAAAGAACCGTAAATTACTTAACCAGTTGGCAATGACACCATTTGGGAAAAAAGAACTTTAACTTACGGTCTAGATGGAAATGTGTCAAAAACCAGTGGGAGCAATCTCCTCTTAAGTAGCGAAATGAATCCTGCAGCAACATATTTAGTTACACAACCAATGACATAAGACAAATGCTCCAGTTTACTTGTGTACGGAAATGTCATACCACTCGAAAAGGTGTTCCTGGGATGCAACACCAAATAGGTGTATCCTTAACCTTTCCTTTACGAATAAGACTTCTGCTAGTGGCCACTTTGgcactagattttttttggctaTTCAAATTAGAAGGTTTCTGGACTTTCCGGTCTCTTTGTTTCTGATCAGATGAGAAACACTGAAAGTACTCTGTAATTAATTTATTCCCATTCATTGGAAGTTTAGTCCTGTTattattttcagaaaataacACCTCCGGTTCCGTATCATTCGCACGGTCatttttcttccttaattCACCCAACGCATGGACAATTTTCTTTCTGGGTCCAAGGGAATTGATGCCCATACCTAGAAGATCCTGCAAATTCATAGGCAGCAAGATGTTAGTTCTTTCGCTATAACTAGGACTGTCAAATTCAATAGCCCTCCATTTTGCAAGAGCAGTGACTACAGAATATGTACCTCTTCTGTGAGCCACTGCAAGGTCTCCCAGTCAACTTCTTCTTTGATAAAACATTCCTCATATTTGGATAGCCCAAGGTTTCTTAACCATTCTAGGACACATTTGTTTTCAATGTTTTCTCCAGCACAAGGTCCTCTTTCATGATTGGATTTAGATTCCTGTAAAAGAGGTAATTCGAACATCTTATTTAACGTTTGTGAGAGACGGTAAATAAAAACTACTGGAAAATGCCATAAGAACTTCCAAATTTCTTTATATCCACTAACTTCATCGATGATTAAAGTACTCGTTAACCAGAAGATATCAAATCGAAAGTCTCCTCCCCTCACTTGAGTTCTTGTGCGCTCAGGTTAACATGACACAGAAATAGAAACCCCCATATTGCTACAGCCCCACAATCTACAGAAAATTATTGGCAATATATGTTCATCTATCATCTCAACTAGGAAGATAATGATACACAGCAAGAGTTCATATGACTAATTAATACACAGTGAATGAAAAAGCTTCATAAGACCCTCAAACTGAGGATTAAGAGTGGTCAAGAAAATCAAGCACAACAGTACCTGAGGTTCACATAAGACTACCTTTCAGCTTTGTAATAAGCCCACCAATTTATCATGAATGGTTAATACAAACGTTATACTAGCACAGCAATTTTATAATTTGTAATATGATACTGAAGCATCACCTTAGCAGGTTCACCTTCATCAAGGCAATTGTTAGTATGTGCTAACTGGAGCTCCACACTCAGATCAGAAATATCTGATCTACATAATGGGCACTGCACTTTATAAACTGGCTCAAAAACCCCTGAATCCATTTTGTTCCCTTCAACACAAGGTGCCCTACCAGCAGGGTGACCGTCCACCTGATCCTCCATGCACAAGTTTATGAGCTCATTAAGCTGTGTCCCAATCTCAGAATTATCACAATCATCAGCTTCAAAATGATGGATTTTACGTGATTCCAGAAGCATTGGTTCGACCGAGTCCGAGCAGTGACACCCATTACAATCTGCAGCTGAACTTGATTTCTTTTCCCTAGTCTCAGATTTGAAAGTAGCAACATCTTCTGCCACAACTTTCCTCTCTTCATCAACCAAACTACAGATTCCTAAACCAAGCTCTTGAAATTTACAATCTGCACCTCCAAAATCATATTTTGAATTCCCCACTAAAAGCTCTGATTCTTTAGAACGTAACTGGTAATTGTCATCATGAACTCCAAAGGCACTCCACTCgtttcttttggttttggaTCGAGATGCAGACTCAGCTTTTGCATCCACATTCCCTTCATTAGAGGCAGAGCCATGGAGCCATGAACCAGATCTTCCCACCTCCACCCCATCCCCAGGAAACGTGGTACAAGCCCTGGAGAGCTCTTCTGCCTCTTCACAGTTCCCACTCCCCAAATCACATGTAGCATCTGACTCCAAAATCCTCGATTCCGTCGAATTGGTGAAGCAACTGGAACTTGTCTTGCAACCGTCGTATCCACTCAATCCTTTCTTCCCAATAGCGCCTAAATTGGAGTAGTCGGATCCGTACCTCGACAGACCGCAAATTTCTCCACTCACCGCTTCCTTGTCCTTGGGTACGCTGGCACCAACACTCGAACAGaccgctagggtttcggcagccgccgccgccgccactgcagCAACTTTCTTCGCAGGAGCCGTGGCACCGGTGACGAGACAGTTCTCCTTCACGGAGTTGGACGGTGGAAGTCTTAGCTTCTTACGGAGGTGGCGCAAGGCGGCGCCATTGGAGGGCTCGATGGGGCGGGCGCGGCTGGCGTGGGGGCGAGGGCTCTGgaagtcgtcgtcgtcgtcgtcgcagcCATCGGCGCCGAAGAAGCGCGGAGTTGTAGCCTTACGGCGGCAGGTGGAGGCCGCCAGCGGCCATGGCTTCGccgagggctcgggattcgCCGGCATCTGCTCGTGGAAGGAGGCCTGGGGTATTCTCTCCTCTTCGAAAAAAATCCGCTCGTGGAAGGGGAAGGGTGAGAAGAGGA carries:
- the LOC100843196 gene encoding uncharacterized protein LOC100843196, encoding MPANPEPSAKPWPLAASTCRRKATTPRFFGADGCDDDDDDFQSPRPHASRARPIEPSNGAALRHLRKKLRLPPSNSVKENCLVTGATAPAKKVAAVAAAAAAETLAVCSSVGASVPKDKEAVSGEICGLSRYGSDYSNLGAIGKKGLSGYDGCKTSSSCFTNSTESRILESDATCDLGSGNCEEAEELSRACTTFPGDGVEVGRSGSWLHGSASNEGNVDAKAESASRSKTKRNEWSAFGVHDDNYQLRSKESELLVGNSKYDFGGADCKFQELGLGICSLVDEERKVVAEDVATFKSETREKKSSSAADCNGCHCSDSVEPMLLESRKIHHFEADDCDNSEIGTQLNELINLCMEDQVDGHPAGRAPCVEGNKMDSGVFEPVYKVQCPLCRSDISDLSVELQLAHTNNCLDEGEPAKESKSNHERGPCAGENIENKCVLEWLRNLGLSKYEECFIKEEVDWETLQWLTEEDLLGMGINSLGPRKKIVHALGELRKKNDRANDTEPEVLFSENNNRTKLPMNGNKLITEYFQCFSSDQKQRDRKVQKPSNLNSQKKSSAKVATSRSLIRKGKVKDTPIWCCIPGTPFRVDSFRYLRGDCSHWFLTHFHLDHYQGLTRSFCHGKIFCSSITAKLVHHKIGVPWDRFHVLPLNKRITVSGVNLTCFDANHCPGAIIILFEPPSGRAILHTGDFRFSSEMANNPVLQSSHIHTLILDTTYCSPRYDFPSQETVIQFVIEAIQAEAFNKKTLFLIGSYTIGKERLFTEVGRLLQKKIYVGAAKLQILKHLELPQEIMPWLTANEAESQIHVVPMWTLASFKRLKHLSSQYADRFDLIVAFCPTGWSFGKGKKKTPGRRWQQGTIIRYEVPYSEHSSFTELREFVRFISPEHIIPSVNNDGPESADAMLAQLLND